The DNA region AGCCATGTAGTTAGGAAGGGCACCCGGGCCCATGAAAACCTATAGCCAAAGTCTTACATTCTTTTGTATATTCATTAGTACCTTACTCAGGGAGCAGTTTGATTTATTTCCATGAGGATGCTTGCCCAATAGGGTAATGTTTAACATTGGTAGAGTTGGCAGCATTGGGCCATTAGAGATCACTCAATGCTGTGCTAACATCAGTGTGTTTTCGTCCTGCCCATGCTCCCACTGTAGCTTTAAATCCAAGTCTCTGAACAGCTGAGTGAAAAACAGGTCATtgtgctggctggggccagaggcatGGAGTTCAGAGGTGTTTAGACCTAGGTAGCCTGGCTCCCTTGCTGCCGGTAGCCCGTTTGTCATCTGAAAGTCCAGAGGCTGCTGTTCGGTTTTAGGCTGTGACAATGACTTTAATAACACCAGCTGGCCTGAGCTGCGTTCCTCAGGGGGGTCATCACCAATACAGACTGATGTTAGTAAGAGGGGGAGTGAAGGTGGAGGCCCAACCTCTGAGGGAGATTTTGTGTCAACTGTCATCGAGGACGGCAACGGCAGCAAACCTGCTGTCTGTCCTCTGTAGTTTCCTCCTTTTGGCAGTTGCGAAAGTGACTGCTGGGGCATGGGCAGCTTGATGTCCTCACAGCCGGTTTGGAGCATCAGCTGCTGGGCTTGTCCCCGGGAGGATGAGGATCCTCTCACATCAGCATCGCTGCTTTCCCATAATTCCCTCTCTGCCAACTTGGGCCTCTGCTCCTTGTAGTTCTCCTCACAGAACCTCTCCCCGGAAGGCTTGGTTTTGTCACTGGCAAACCTCTCAGGACAAGCGTCCGGCAGCATCTGGTCTGGCTGAGACCTGATGCATGTTAGACTTTCGACACACACTCCGTATGTCAAGGCCAGAGGTTTGTTCTTTGTCGCGCAGGGTGTATTTTCCTGGGCTATCTGAGGCATGTACGCTGAAGGAAAACCATCCACTTGACTGACTGGCTGCTTAATAGGCTGGAACGCCAACACTTCAGTCTGCTGTCGATAGCCAGTTTGTGGCAAAGGAGGTACAGGCGGCTGCACATCTGGGATGAACAGGGCAGATTTGGCTAACTCATGAATGGGGCTTATAATATGCTCCACTGTTAGCATGAGGGGCTCGAAGGCTGAAATCCCTCTGAAATCCTGTCATGGTAGAAAGACAAAAGTTAGTGGCTGTGAATCTTCAAAAAGTTTGATTTATATTATGCAAAATTCCTTTGGAAAAGCATGCTGAGGAGCTTGCGACTGGATCCACTGACTGATCTGGGATCCTGCATCTTCCTGTGTCCCTTCAAAGGAAGGCAAACACCCTTCATTACGCACCAGACCAATGACACGATCCCATGTAGAAGAGAACCAATGCCTTCTTGCTCTTGGCTGTAGAAGTGGATTGGCCTTGGCTTAGCGCACAGCTCCCAATACTGTTGATAGCCACTAAGATGGGGGCATGGACATGTAGGCCCAGGTTTTCGGAAGTGACTAGTGAGGTTGGATGCCTCTAGTTGTGGGTGCTCAATGTGACATGGTTTAACggggctgattttcagaagtgctgagcatccttCATCTAAAACTCAAGTCCCTTGAGGTTATTGCCAGATGGTGAAGGGAGGTGGCCAGAATCacttgtcacttttgaaaatttaggctgCAAAGAATAATACAGACAGGTGCTTCTGGTGTTCACCACCTTCCAGACCTACTCTGAAACACACCACCAGGGCTGTTGCCCAGCCCCTTTTTAAATTGCTGAGCCCTAGGGCAACTGCCTTCTCTGTCTCTGCCGCCTTCCCCTGTTAGCTGTCCTGTTCACCACTACAATCTTTCCTGATGTGGAATGACCACGTTGCATTGGAAAGGAGCATGATACGTGCCTGACACAATTCCCTTTTTCAATACAGCTACTACCACAACCAGTCATGCTAGTGTTCTA from Carettochelys insculpta isolate YL-2023 chromosome 24, ASM3395843v1, whole genome shotgun sequence includes:
- the IL22RA1 gene encoding interleukin-22 receptor subunit alpha-1 — its product is MGVYKIMTGCLVAERLLPPKHAAFSSTNFENIFQWEHEAGTHPGMTYTVQYKRYGDENWLDKRECQNITQLFCDLTRETENIAERYHARVRAVFSDSRSSNWVFSERFCPREDTTLGRPEVQYFPNVRSIRFSIQPPYTPLKDEDGSQLTVEDIYSRFGTIDYHLKLFNQRTHQEWQKSENSKEFEIFNLNPDTEYNGTIYFKHFQKTSKPSVFKVRTLPDTTWVLYCVGGIIFATGLLFAMICYAIYKYIKQRTAQPKSLDFRGISAFEPLMLTVEHIISPIHELAKSALFIPDVQPPVPPLPQTGYRQQTEVLAFQPIKQPVSQVDGFPSAYMPQIAQENTPCATKNKPLALTYGVCVESLTCIRSQPDQMLPDACPERFASDKTKPSGERFCEENYKEQRPKLAERELWESSDADVRGSSSSRGQAQQLMLQTGCEDIKLPMPQQSLSQLPKGGNYRGQTAGLLPLPSSMTVDTKSPSEVGPPPSLPLLLTSVCIGDDPPEERSSGQLVLLKSLSQPKTEQQPLDFQMTNGLPAAREPGYLGLNTSELHASGPSQHNDLFFTQLFRDLDLKLQWEHGQDENTLMLAQH